The following are encoded together in the Streptomyces sp. NBC_00341 genome:
- a CDS encoding ribonuclease activity regulator RraA, protein MNPTRDHGAPSTEEIRTYASMRAPIHTSEYVRPTARMVEALGEVSAATACAKLHQMGITRTFIDGPVPLHREPDVQITGGAVTLQFLPRREDVFNGAEQEDAERETALWKVLESIRPGDVLVVSAQGSHYTGCLGDMLVRYFKLKGGAGIVVDGRIRDAARVRALGVPIWCTGVTPHYASQTELFPSAFNVPVGVGGVLVAPGDLIVADEDGAVVVPQHSAVPLAEDSIRHQDREEFARRRLDEGARLSDYYPLTAETLPEFLAAHPAT, encoded by the coding sequence ATGAACCCGACCCGGGATCACGGAGCACCGTCGACAGAGGAGATCCGGACGTACGCGTCGATGCGGGCACCGATCCACACCTCGGAGTACGTGCGGCCCACCGCACGCATGGTGGAGGCCCTCGGCGAGGTCAGCGCGGCCACGGCCTGCGCGAAGCTCCACCAGATGGGAATCACAAGGACGTTCATCGACGGCCCGGTGCCGCTGCACCGGGAGCCCGACGTGCAGATCACCGGAGGTGCCGTCACCCTCCAGTTCCTGCCGAGGCGCGAGGACGTCTTCAACGGTGCCGAGCAGGAGGACGCCGAACGGGAGACGGCGCTGTGGAAGGTGCTCGAATCCATCCGCCCCGGCGACGTGCTCGTGGTGTCGGCCCAGGGCAGCCACTACACCGGCTGCCTGGGCGACATGCTGGTGCGCTACTTCAAGTTGAAGGGCGGTGCGGGGATTGTCGTTGACGGGCGGATCCGGGACGCGGCCCGGGTGCGCGCGCTCGGCGTCCCCATCTGGTGCACGGGCGTCACCCCGCACTACGCCTCGCAGACCGAACTCTTCCCGTCCGCGTTCAACGTCCCGGTGGGGGTCGGCGGCGTCCTGGTGGCCCCCGGCGACCTTATCGTGGCCGACGAGGACGGGGCCGTCGTGGTCCCGCAGCACAGCGCGGTGCCGCTGGCCGAGGACTCGATCCGTCATCAGGACCGGGAGGAGTTCGCGCGCCGCCGCCTCGACGAGGGCGCCCGGCTGTCCGACTACTACCCGCTCACGGCTGAGACGTTGCCCGAGTTCCTGGCCGCCCACCCCGCCACCTGA
- a CDS encoding DUF5954 family protein: MNEMGAGPADWPVVVRVPVEPVEAAMEADALDAALHSTLAVRGPLFGVATQRTGDGRRWRVAVEVTHGCPQQARDSLNSLLWFRAKDEAEDRAERRALLAAVARLESERVDELTVLDTRYRVVRAEEYAGMDANGDIETPRPTDPEPLTPDWGPGTHGPRVDADLVLDPDAPLSPVQASERLSLRSLVYTGTRFPDSVLGDSVRAVESHPDVLLMPAAFQVVERSGTRSWRPGSALHVSAHDARVTLYFSLMWFRPRLRGLISHEAPRDVDAHTATTEDAAAAAELAAFAQAADRLRAGRLNQVEVPGTALRIVRTRRLLRWGPDGPEGPRPSDTNTQEPEVIHPRLDEDGVVHFEESAQEEAS, encoded by the coding sequence ATGAACGAAATGGGTGCGGGGCCGGCCGACTGGCCAGTGGTGGTGAGGGTTCCGGTGGAGCCGGTGGAAGCCGCGATGGAGGCCGACGCTCTTGACGCGGCGCTGCACAGCACCTTGGCCGTCAGAGGGCCGCTGTTCGGGGTGGCCACGCAGAGAACGGGCGACGGGCGGCGGTGGCGGGTGGCCGTAGAGGTCACCCACGGCTGTCCGCAACAGGCCCGGGATTCACTGAACTCCCTGCTCTGGTTCCGGGCGAAGGACGAAGCCGAGGACAGGGCCGAGCGGCGGGCGCTACTGGCGGCGGTTGCCCGGCTGGAGAGCGAACGCGTCGACGAGCTCACCGTGCTCGACACCCGCTACCGCGTGGTGAGGGCCGAGGAGTACGCGGGCATGGACGCGAACGGTGACATCGAAACGCCGCGGCCGACCGACCCCGAACCCCTCACCCCCGACTGGGGCCCCGGCACCCACGGTCCGAGGGTCGACGCGGACCTGGTGCTGGATCCGGACGCACCCCTTTCCCCCGTCCAGGCCTCCGAGCGGCTGTCCCTGCGCTCGCTCGTCTACACCGGCACCAGGTTCCCCGACTCCGTGCTGGGCGACTCGGTGCGGGCTGTGGAGAGCCACCCCGATGTCCTGCTCATGCCCGCGGCCTTCCAGGTCGTGGAGCGGTCCGGCACCAGGTCCTGGAGGCCGGGCAGCGCCCTGCACGTCAGCGCCCACGACGCACGCGTCACGCTGTACTTCTCCCTGATGTGGTTCAGACCACGCCTGCGGGGCCTGATCTCCCACGAGGCCCCCCGAGACGTCGACGCGCACACCGCCACCACCGAGGACGCCGCCGCAGCGGCGGAGCTGGCGGCATTCGCCCAGGCCGCGGACCGGCTCCGCGCGGGCCGGCTCAACCAGGTCGAAGTCCCGGGCACCGCGCTCCGGATCGTCCGCACCCGCCGCCTGCTGCGCTGGGGCCCCGACGGGCCGGAAGGCCCACGCCCTTCTGACACCAACACCCAGGAGCCCGAAGTCATCCACCCTCGCCTCGACGAGGACGGCGTCGTCCATTTCGAGGAGTCCGCGCAGGAGGAAGCCTCGTGA
- a CDS encoding GNAT family N-acetyltransferase has product MTDHRELSVVRWPGPTPLAVDGVAALLAAYHLRTEAEKGQPVADAAGLPDRYRAEIADPGTAFADDVVLVALLGDAAVGCVVVTSPAHGQAEIKRLWTDPEFRGRGIASALLDASLAHAAEIGVDTVRLSVWEWRTGAIALYERLGFTVTRSWDERDQLVCMQRAAGGGPVRR; this is encoded by the coding sequence ATGACTGATCACCGTGAGCTCTCCGTCGTCCGCTGGCCTGGCCCGACACCTCTGGCCGTGGACGGGGTGGCCGCGCTGCTGGCGGCCTACCATCTGCGGACGGAGGCCGAGAAGGGCCAGCCGGTCGCCGATGCGGCCGGGCTGCCGGATCGGTACCGGGCAGAGATCGCCGACCCCGGGACCGCGTTCGCCGACGATGTCGTGCTGGTGGCCCTCCTGGGGGACGCCGCTGTGGGCTGCGTGGTGGTGACCTCCCCCGCCCACGGGCAGGCGGAGATCAAGAGGCTCTGGACCGATCCCGAATTCCGCGGCCGGGGCATCGCGTCCGCCTTGCTCGACGCCTCGCTGGCCCATGCCGCGGAGATCGGCGTGGACACCGTCCGGCTCTCGGTATGGGAATGGCGGACCGGGGCCATCGCCCTGTACGAACGGCTCGGCTTCACCGTCACCCGGTCGTGGGACGAACGGGATCAGCTGGTCTGCATGCAGCGCGCTGCGGGTGGGGGCCCGGTTCGGCGCTGA
- a CDS encoding MarR family winged helix-turn-helix transcriptional regulator yields the protein MTENPTPQESAATAQRLNDAIKRLRARLRTESGQHATGLSVTQLGVLASVVREGPVTAARLAAAEHVSAQAIAQSLAVLKAAGLVHGEADPRDGRKKLMSADPSAAELIDKLLAGRAAFLARAIGHVVAADEHADMDKAIELLERLADADLHEGTP from the coding sequence ATGACCGAGAACCCCACGCCGCAGGAGTCCGCCGCTACGGCGCAGCGCCTCAACGACGCGATCAAGCGGCTGCGGGCCCGGCTGCGCACCGAATCAGGGCAGCACGCGACGGGCCTGAGCGTGACCCAGCTCGGCGTGCTGGCGAGCGTCGTGCGTGAGGGGCCCGTCACGGCGGCCCGGCTGGCGGCGGCCGAGCACGTCAGCGCACAGGCCATCGCCCAGAGCCTCGCCGTCCTGAAAGCGGCGGGCCTGGTCCACGGTGAGGCCGACCCCAGGGACGGCCGCAAGAAGCTGATGAGCGCCGATCCGTCCGCGGCCGAGCTGATCGACAAGCTGCTGGCAGGGCGCGCCGCCTTCCTGGCGCGCGCCATCGGCCATGTCGTCGCCGCGGACGAACACGCCGACATGGACAAGGCGATCGAGCTGCTGGAGCGGCTGGCCGACGCCGACCTGCACGAGGGCACTCCATGA
- a CDS encoding MFS transporter — MRTAATETEPAIGTSAPKPFGRRFTAPLYVGSSLNPINSSIIATALVPIAADLNVAVAATSVLVSSLYLASAVAQPTAGKLAEVLGARRVFLAGIVLVLVGGVTGGLGQNIAMLTVARVLIGLGTSAAFPCAMVMIRRRAGEAGLDRPPGAVLGGLAIAGMATAAVGPPIGGLIVGAAGWRWAFLANVPVTVIALLMALRLPKDPGLERADSGFRRIAHRIDLIGIIGFAVTMTSLVVFLMGLPQPNWLALTVFVVAAAPTARWELRRAAPFFDLRGLATNGALTRTYLRQALTLLGVYSVMFGLTQWMEAAHGLSAVQTGLVLLPMGAVSALLSRPLAARNLVRGPVAVSAVSMLLGSVAIMLLDSDSPMFALVLVSLIFGVTTATTTVGNQTALYKAAPADQIGTASGLFRTFGYLGTITSSVIGGIAFRDGVSDHGLHVLGVVLVVAGLAALLLTVLDRSLMRPRGAVV; from the coding sequence ATGAGAACCGCCGCCACAGAGACCGAGCCCGCGATAGGCACGTCCGCTCCCAAGCCCTTCGGCCGACGGTTCACCGCACCGCTCTACGTGGGTTCCAGCCTCAACCCGATCAACAGCTCCATCATCGCGACCGCGCTGGTGCCGATCGCCGCAGATCTGAACGTGGCGGTGGCAGCCACCTCGGTCCTGGTCTCCTCGCTGTATCTCGCAAGTGCGGTGGCTCAGCCGACGGCCGGCAAACTCGCCGAAGTGCTCGGCGCCCGCCGGGTCTTCCTCGCCGGTATCGTCCTCGTCCTCGTCGGAGGGGTGACCGGCGGCCTCGGCCAGAACATCGCGATGCTCACCGTCGCCCGGGTTCTGATCGGCCTCGGCACCTCTGCCGCGTTTCCCTGCGCCATGGTGATGATCCGCCGCCGGGCCGGCGAGGCCGGTCTCGACCGGCCGCCCGGCGCGGTGCTCGGCGGACTCGCGATCGCCGGTATGGCCACCGCTGCCGTCGGCCCGCCCATCGGCGGCCTGATCGTGGGCGCGGCCGGCTGGCGCTGGGCCTTCCTCGCCAACGTACCGGTGACCGTGATCGCCCTGCTGATGGCCCTGCGGTTGCCCAAGGACCCGGGCCTGGAGCGCGCGGACAGCGGATTCCGACGGATCGCGCACCGCATCGACCTCATAGGCATCATCGGCTTCGCCGTCACGATGACCTCCCTGGTCGTCTTCCTGATGGGCCTGCCGCAACCGAACTGGCTCGCGCTGACGGTCTTCGTCGTGGCCGCGGCTCCCACAGCCCGGTGGGAACTGCGACGAGCCGCACCATTCTTCGACCTGCGTGGGCTGGCTACCAACGGCGCGCTGACCCGCACGTACCTACGCCAGGCACTCACCCTGCTCGGCGTGTACTCCGTGATGTTCGGCCTGACCCAGTGGATGGAGGCCGCCCACGGCCTGTCCGCCGTACAGACCGGACTGGTACTGCTGCCGATGGGAGCCGTCTCCGCACTGCTGTCGAGGCCGCTGGCCGCCCGCAACCTGGTGCGCGGGCCGGTGGCCGTCTCCGCGGTGAGCATGCTCCTCGGTTCGGTCGCCATCATGCTGCTCGACTCCGACAGCCCGATGTTCGCGCTCGTACTCGTCTCTCTGATCTTCGGCGTCACGACGGCCACCACCACCGTCGGGAACCAGACCGCCCTCTACAAGGCCGCGCCGGCCGACCAGATCGGCACCGCTTCCGGACTGTTCCGCACCTTCGGCTACCTCGGCACCATCACCTCGTCCGTCATCGGCGGCATCGCCTTCCGGGACGGCGTGAGCGACCACGGGCTGCACGTTCTCGGCGTCGTACTCGTTGTCGCCGGCCTCGCCGCACTGCTCCTGACCGTCCTGGACCGCAGCCTGATGCGCCCCCGCGGCGCGGTCGTCTGA
- a CDS encoding cysteine hydrolase family protein, translating to MTIAALPALVPERTALLAMDFQNAIVPLAPEPDALLARVQDAIASLRAAGGTVGHVRVAFTEDDWEAVPERNASFSAVAAAKAMHHEHDATQIHPAVAPQDGDIVVRKIRFGAASTTDLYDQLADRDIDTLVLAGISTSGVVLSTLMDAADRDYRVYVLSDGVADRDPEVHGVLVEKVFPSRAHVIDTAQLRDLLR from the coding sequence ATGACCATCGCCGCCCTTCCCGCACTCGTTCCCGAGCGGACCGCGCTGCTCGCCATGGACTTCCAGAACGCAATCGTCCCGCTCGCTCCCGAACCCGACGCACTTCTCGCACGGGTACAGGACGCGATCGCCTCTCTCCGTGCCGCCGGCGGCACCGTCGGACACGTCCGCGTGGCATTCACCGAAGACGACTGGGAAGCCGTACCCGAGCGCAACGCCTCCTTCAGCGCGGTCGCCGCGGCGAAGGCGATGCACCACGAGCACGACGCCACACAGATCCACCCAGCGGTCGCCCCGCAGGACGGCGACATCGTCGTACGCAAGATCCGTTTCGGTGCCGCCTCAACCACCGACCTGTACGACCAGCTGGCCGACCGGGACATCGACACACTGGTCCTCGCCGGGATCAGCACGAGCGGCGTTGTCCTGTCCACACTGATGGACGCCGCTGACCGCGACTACCGCGTCTACGTACTGTCCGACGGTGTCGCCGACCGCGACCCTGAGGTGCACGGCGTGCTCGTCGAGAAGGTCTTCCCGTCCCGGGCGCACGTCATCGACACCGCCCAACTGCGTGACCTGCTGCGTTGA
- a CDS encoding SDR family oxidoreductase, whose protein sequence is MIVVTGATGNVGRPLTQALAEAGEQVTAVSRHAAAVPDGVRHVAADLTDPASLSPALDGAKALFFLLSGDLHSPGARPAEIIDLAAAAGVGRVVLLSSQGVATRPLGPSRIAVRALEDALRGSGLDWAVLRPGGFASNALGWAESVRTQGTVAAPFGEVGAPIVDPLDIAEVAAACLLDDRHAGGIYELTGPEVITPRQQAAAIAAALGSPVRFHELTREEARAAMTRFVPPELADDTLDIIAAPNPAELRISPDVERVLGRAPRPFSDWVARNIAAFR, encoded by the coding sequence ATGATCGTGGTGACCGGAGCAACCGGGAATGTGGGCCGGCCCTTGACGCAGGCCCTGGCCGAGGCCGGCGAGCAGGTGACTGCGGTGTCCCGGCACGCGGCGGCGGTGCCGGACGGAGTCCGGCATGTGGCGGCCGACCTGACAGACCCCGCAAGCCTCTCCCCCGCACTGGACGGGGCGAAGGCGCTGTTCTTCCTGCTGTCCGGCGACCTCCACTCCCCCGGCGCCAGGCCGGCCGAGATCATCGACCTGGCCGCGGCCGCCGGGGTCGGCCGGGTCGTCCTGTTGTCTTCGCAAGGCGTGGCGACCAGGCCGCTCGGACCCTCACGGATCGCGGTGCGCGCGCTGGAGGACGCGTTGAGGGGGTCCGGCCTGGACTGGGCCGTCCTGCGACCGGGCGGCTTCGCCTCCAACGCCTTGGGCTGGGCGGAGTCCGTCCGTACGCAAGGGACGGTCGCCGCGCCGTTCGGAGAGGTCGGGGCTCCGATCGTCGACCCGCTGGACATCGCTGAGGTCGCGGCGGCCTGCCTGCTGGACGACCGGCACGCCGGGGGAATCTACGAGCTGACCGGGCCCGAGGTGATCACCCCGCGTCAGCAGGCGGCGGCCATCGCCGCCGCGCTCGGCTCGCCGGTGCGGTTCCACGAACTCACCCGCGAGGAAGCCAGAGCCGCGATGACCCGGTTCGTGCCGCCGGAGCTCGCCGACGACACCCTGGACATCATCGCCGCTCCGAACCCGGCCGAACTGCGGATCAGCCCGGACGTGGAACGGGTCCTCGGTCGCGCCCCGCGCCCCTTCAGCGACTGGGTCGCCCGGAACATCGCCGCTTTCCGCTGA
- a CDS encoding helix-turn-helix domain-containing protein: MTEGMQLTQAGASDGYEVFHTDCPARDMVDHVTSRWGIWVLISLRSNDLRFYELRNSIQGVSEKMLSQTLRALVQDGLVRREVEPTSPPQVTYGLTEFGRHVSEPLTDLFDRITQRMSADGASATETGGHPAERPSRSG, encoded by the coding sequence ATGACGGAAGGCATGCAGCTCACGCAGGCCGGTGCGAGCGATGGGTATGAGGTGTTTCACACCGACTGCCCCGCGCGCGACATGGTCGACCATGTGACCAGCAGGTGGGGCATCTGGGTGCTGATCTCCTTGCGCAGCAACGACCTTCGGTTCTACGAACTGCGCAACAGCATCCAGGGCGTCAGCGAGAAGATGCTCTCCCAGACACTGCGCGCACTGGTTCAGGACGGTCTGGTCCGGCGGGAGGTCGAGCCGACGTCGCCGCCCCAGGTCACCTACGGGCTCACCGAGTTCGGCAGGCACGTCAGTGAACCTCTGACAGACCTGTTCGACCGGATCACGCAGCGGATGTCCGCCGACGGCGCGTCCGCTACGGAGACCGGCGGCCACCCGGCGGAGCGCCCGTCACGGAGCGGCTGA
- a CDS encoding RICIN domain-containing protein: MRHTRWTGRLGRGLIAFTAAAATGIAAMSFAATPAAAAPAGPAAAQAELGEACTAADLGKRHPFIQSVEVAPTITHFKGWYVTDGSLGSQTVETSTQTVISVSVGQKTSIESSFEVEALSKAGASVGLDVQMSYTSTGSTSKSITWNFQKPGYYALYEGTKKVTGEYGSLNCNRVDLGDGTFGLKWVAGPSNGSYTTYTTLEEGAVRCEDAVPANSIMRKAQDLLDCGTVAARAGHAPAVKASAPAGAAKAARGGKAAEPNPAGRSAGADVAPGFTCDAGYYKIGTADRSLFWTAPGFLQGDNVQLKPSTVLSLNLDQWQLCHGPEVNGAAEQILVNHSSNKCLAIAEQTAGDEGSPLVQADCKSDDLQRFYIYRDVPGSDNIGVQNKYTGYMIGHDRYAEGQPLRQYSSGRQDGSGTYVLVKA; encoded by the coding sequence ATGCGTCACACAAGGTGGACCGGCCGCTTAGGCAGAGGGCTCATAGCCTTCACGGCCGCAGCCGCCACCGGAATCGCCGCCATGAGCTTCGCCGCCACGCCGGCAGCCGCCGCGCCGGCCGGGCCCGCCGCTGCCCAGGCCGAGCTCGGTGAGGCCTGTACGGCCGCCGACCTCGGCAAACGCCACCCGTTCATCCAGAGTGTCGAAGTCGCCCCGACCATCACGCACTTCAAGGGCTGGTACGTCACCGATGGCTCGCTGGGCTCCCAGACGGTCGAGACCAGCACCCAGACGGTCATCTCGGTGTCGGTCGGCCAGAAGACCAGTATCGAGAGCAGCTTCGAGGTCGAAGCCCTCAGCAAGGCCGGCGCGTCCGTGGGCCTGGACGTGCAGATGTCCTACACCTCCACCGGCAGCACCTCGAAGTCGATCACGTGGAACTTCCAGAAGCCCGGCTACTACGCCCTCTACGAGGGAACGAAGAAGGTAACGGGCGAGTACGGCAGCCTCAACTGCAACCGTGTCGACCTGGGCGACGGCACCTTCGGCCTGAAGTGGGTGGCAGGTCCCAGCAACGGCAGCTACACCACGTACACGACGCTCGAAGAGGGCGCGGTGCGCTGCGAGGACGCGGTGCCAGCCAACAGCATCATGCGCAAGGCTCAGGATCTCCTCGACTGCGGGACCGTGGCGGCCAGGGCCGGACACGCACCGGCGGTGAAGGCATCCGCACCGGCAGGAGCAGCAAAGGCCGCGAGGGGCGGGAAGGCGGCAGAGCCGAATCCGGCCGGCCGGTCCGCCGGCGCCGACGTCGCGCCGGGCTTCACCTGCGACGCGGGCTACTACAAGATCGGCACAGCCGACCGGTCCCTGTTCTGGACCGCGCCCGGCTTCCTGCAGGGTGACAACGTCCAGCTGAAGCCCTCCACGGTGCTCAGCCTGAACCTGGACCAGTGGCAGCTGTGCCACGGGCCGGAGGTCAACGGCGCCGCCGAGCAGATCCTCGTCAATCACTCAAGCAACAAGTGCCTGGCCATCGCCGAGCAGACCGCGGGCGACGAAGGGTCTCCGCTGGTGCAGGCCGACTGCAAGTCGGACGACCTCCAGCGGTTCTACATCTACCGGGATGTTCCCGGCTCCGACAACATCGGCGTCCAGAACAAGTACACCGGCTACATGATCGGGCACGACCGGTACGCCGAGGGCCAGCCCCTGCGCCAGTACAGCAGTGGGAGGCAGGACGGCTCCGGTACGTACGTCCTGGTCAAGGCCTGA
- a CDS encoding RNHCP domain-containing protein produces the protein MSSTEKILSSTPHTLLTSTFSCAWCGRTVSTAAGDGTRRNHCPSCLHSQHVLDRAEGGASDCEGRMAPIAVAVPRTGEWMVIHRCVRCDELTSTSVCADDNQLVLMRMAVRPLAQPPFPLEAFGDL, from the coding sequence GTGTCCAGCACTGAAAAGATTCTCTCAAGCACTCCACACACCCTTCTGACCAGCACCTTCTCCTGCGCGTGGTGCGGCCGGACCGTGTCCACCGCCGCCGGTGACGGCACACGACGCAATCACTGCCCGTCGTGTCTGCACTCCCAGCACGTCCTCGACCGTGCTGAGGGCGGCGCCAGTGACTGCGAGGGCCGGATGGCCCCGATCGCCGTCGCCGTGCCGCGCACCGGCGAGTGGATGGTCATCCACCGTTGCGTGCGCTGCGACGAGCTCACTTCCACCTCCGTCTGCGCCGACGACAACCAGCTCGTCCTGATGCGGATGGCCGTGCGGCCACTGGCACAACCACCTTTCCCGCTCGAAGCGTTCGGCGACCTCTGA
- a CDS encoding RNHCP domain-containing protein — protein MPRRAKKPRGRAQAARRPQRHKDVLHSEAGHRGHDFRCAGCRLEVSLDAPGTTHRNHCPNCLSSLHVDRRVPGDRAADCRGRMEALCLSARSDGEWMIIHECLSCGELSANRIAGDDNALALLRLALKPLRDPGAARRIQLAL, from the coding sequence ATGCCGAGACGAGCGAAGAAGCCCCGTGGCCGTGCACAGGCAGCGCGGCGCCCACAGCGGCACAAGGACGTCCTGCACAGCGAGGCAGGACACCGGGGACACGACTTCCGTTGCGCGGGCTGCCGGCTGGAGGTGTCCCTGGACGCGCCCGGCACCACGCACCGCAATCATTGCCCGAACTGCCTGTCCAGCCTGCACGTCGACCGACGCGTACCGGGCGACCGGGCCGCGGACTGCCGGGGCCGGATGGAGGCACTTTGCCTGTCGGCACGGTCCGACGGCGAGTGGATGATCATCCACGAGTGCTTGTCCTGCGGTGAGCTCAGCGCCAACCGCATCGCCGGTGACGACAACGCACTGGCTCTGCTGCGCCTCGCACTCAAACCTCTGCGGGATCCAGGCGCCGCCCGGCGCATACAGCTCGCACTGTGA
- a CDS encoding protein kinase, with the protein MVDRILADRYRLVRLLGQGGMGEVWEARDEVLGRAVAVKVISVLGGGGSTADEARARFLREARITAALQHPHIVTVHDLGTAATPEGDTPFLVMELLRGEGLEAAVRRGPLSGADAARWGVQICEALAEAHAVGVLHRDIKPANIFVASSARVKVLDFGIARAADPSAADGRLTRTGLVVGTAAYMAPEQARGYPEERSDLYAVGCVLFELRTGRLPFGAPDTLGLLTAHLNDVPPVPSSVAPGISPGWDRLILRLLAKDPRDRYESAAELADALRECEGRAPRTAPVPSPRPGQADSAVPPEAAPTVTATRADTPGAAGRTPLSRRGLLRRGAGVAAVAAVGVSAGVYLTGSPEHDPFAWSYDPGSDGAGYDQPVRSGGLCFVPAHDSALIQAFDLNSGKHLWKRDLGLEWPLHGRSQAVALDGGDTVIALAQLPEDLIPVLYALDGTTGRTRWKLEAYDKDDRDLHVLDRGLVLFGSDDPNEQHITAFDARSGKERWRQSVSGPGGITTIGDLALVGSTALDGATGRKLWTQPRMNLYSDLGTYVGAPRGTDDAVLFHEHGKKQRIDLVLRSARTGGEKWRIPLSEIRAVPGSDGSRSETPPAAPLSGTTLLLPRLEGERSSPTAIDVRTGKQKWAFKGEAGAADRDLEPVSTPGGFVLPTSDGAVCLGAEDGAERWRFKGGEDLRIDSAGDYTMIRHPHTARLFQQRQAVRVLLSADGRTLWQGEFKSSIRKSAPVASGRMLAFLDPQETLRAVRLTG; encoded by the coding sequence GTGGTGGATCGCATACTGGCCGACCGGTACCGGCTCGTCAGGCTGCTGGGACAGGGCGGGATGGGGGAAGTCTGGGAGGCCCGCGACGAAGTTCTGGGGCGGGCGGTAGCCGTGAAGGTGATCTCGGTGCTCGGGGGCGGCGGCAGCACCGCCGACGAGGCACGCGCCCGCTTCCTGCGTGAGGCGCGGATCACCGCCGCTCTGCAGCATCCGCACATCGTCACCGTGCACGACCTGGGCACGGCAGCCACCCCGGAGGGCGATACACCATTCCTGGTCATGGAGCTGCTGCGCGGCGAGGGCCTGGAGGCCGCCGTCCGTCGCGGACCGCTCAGTGGGGCGGACGCGGCCCGCTGGGGCGTCCAGATCTGCGAGGCACTCGCGGAGGCGCATGCCGTCGGTGTCCTGCACCGTGACATCAAGCCCGCCAACATCTTCGTCGCATCGTCGGCCCGGGTGAAGGTCCTCGACTTCGGCATCGCCCGAGCCGCCGACCCCTCGGCCGCCGACGGCCGGCTGACCCGCACCGGACTCGTCGTCGGCACGGCCGCGTACATGGCGCCCGAGCAGGCCCGCGGCTACCCGGAGGAGCGCAGCGACCTTTACGCGGTGGGCTGTGTCCTGTTCGAACTCCGTACGGGGCGGCTGCCGTTCGGCGCACCCGACACCCTCGGGCTTCTGACGGCGCACCTCAACGACGTGCCACCCGTGCCGAGCAGCGTGGCGCCGGGCATCTCACCCGGCTGGGACCGGTTGATTCTGCGCCTGCTGGCGAAGGATCCCCGTGACAGGTACGAATCGGCCGCCGAACTCGCCGACGCGCTGCGCGAGTGCGAGGGCCGGGCACCTCGCACGGCGCCTGTGCCGTCCCCGCGCCCCGGGCAGGCGGACAGTGCGGTGCCGCCCGAGGCAGCTCCCACCGTCACTGCCACGCGTGCCGACACCCCGGGGGCAGCCGGTCGCACCCCGCTGAGCCGCCGCGGACTCCTTCGGCGCGGCGCCGGAGTCGCCGCCGTGGCCGCGGTCGGCGTCTCCGCGGGCGTCTACCTCACCGGCAGTCCCGAACACGACCCGTTCGCCTGGTCCTACGACCCCGGCTCGGACGGAGCGGGGTACGACCAGCCCGTCCGGTCCGGCGGACTCTGCTTCGTACCCGCCCATGACAGTGCCCTGATCCAGGCGTTCGATCTCAATAGCGGCAAGCATCTGTGGAAGCGCGACCTCGGCCTTGAGTGGCCTCTGCACGGACGCTCACAGGCGGTCGCGCTCGACGGCGGCGACACCGTGATCGCGCTGGCCCAGCTGCCCGAGGACCTCATTCCGGTGCTGTACGCCCTCGACGGCACGACCGGCAGGACCCGTTGGAAGCTGGAGGCGTACGACAAGGACGACCGTGACCTGCATGTTCTCGACCGAGGACTGGTCCTCTTCGGCAGTGACGACCCCAACGAACAGCACATCACCGCCTTCGACGCACGTTCCGGGAAGGAACGCTGGCGCCAGTCGGTGTCCGGACCGGGAGGCATCACGACGATCGGGGACCTGGCGCTCGTGGGCTCGACGGCACTCGACGGCGCGACAGGAAGGAAGCTCTGGACGCAGCCTCGCATGAACCTGTACAGCGACCTCGGAACGTACGTCGGGGCGCCGCGGGGAACGGACGACGCCGTCCTCTTCCACGAGCACGGCAAGAAGCAGCGCATCGACCTCGTCCTGCGCAGTGCCCGCACGGGAGGCGAGAAGTGGCGCATCCCGCTGTCCGAGATCAGGGCCGTACCCGGCAGCGACGGCAGCAGGAGCGAGACTCCCCCGGCTGCTCCCCTCTCGGGCACCACCCTCCTGCTCCCACGCCTTGAAGGCGAGCGCAGCAGCCCCACGGCCATCGACGTCCGCACCGGGAAGCAGAAGTGGGCCTTCAAAGGCGAGGCCGGCGCTGCGGACCGCGATCTTGAACCGGTGTCCACTCCCGGCGGCTTCGTTCTGCCCACATCCGACGGCGCGGTCTGTCTCGGCGCCGAAGACGGTGCGGAGCGCTGGCGATTCAAGGGTGGCGAGGACCTCAGGATCGACTCCGCGGGCGACTACACCATGATCCGTCACCCACACACCGCGAGACTGTTCCAGCAGCGGCAGGCGGTCCGCGTCCTCCTTTCCGCGGACGGCCGCACGCTGTGGCAGGGCGAGTTCAAGTCGAGCATCCGCAAGAGCGCTCCCGTTGCCTCGGGCCGGATGCTCGCCTTCCTGGACCCCCAGGAGACGCTGCGCGCCGTCCGTCTCACCGGGTGA